The following are encoded in a window of Panicum virgatum strain AP13 chromosome 5N, P.virgatum_v5, whole genome shotgun sequence genomic DNA:
- the LOC120674855 gene encoding adenylate-forming reductase 06235-like, translating to MDCQDQAKATRDTKFSSCRGVSFELKPSPRSSSFTFEATDRPVHQPPPPAPMVQRWISLPRPFSSASSRMHAAARGSHAFGRPQSRPSSHFCDLDDEETDDESVSAVHAADEELGVVTAAGVADDTPGKAAAGARAPPKPAPSERSRLGVILLDQGLFTVYKRLFVLCVALNMVGLVLAATGHFPYAREHAAVFAMGNILALTLCRSEAVLRVVFWLAVTLFGRPWVPVVVKTGVTAILQSLGGVHSGCGVSSLAWLVYALVQVLQHRDVTPGEVVGVAAAILGLLALSCMAAFPLVRHLHHNAFERTHRFAGWSALALLWVFVVLSAGYDPATASYHRLTGSVLVKRQDLWLAAAITFFTFLPWLTVRRVPVKVTARSSHASVITFQGGVKGGLLGRISRSPLSEWHAFGIISDNGDTHAILAGAVGDFTRALISDPPTHLWVRGVHFAGLPYLLNMYQRATMVATSSGICVFMSFLMQPGPAELSLVWVAKGIEANYGEEMKAAAYSSERLRGRVIVHGTVVMGRPNVAALAVDAARRWGSEVVVVRSNPDGSRDVVTGCNEAGIPAFGPIWDS from the coding sequence ATGGATTGTCAAGACCAAGCTAAGGCCACGAGGGACACCAAGTTCTCGAGCTGCCGTGGCGTCTCCTTCGAGCTCAAGCCGTCGCCGCGCAGCTCATCTTTCACCTTCGAGGCCACCGATCGTCCAGtccaccagccgccgccgcccgccccgatGGTCCAACGGTGGATATCGTTACCTCGACCATTCAGCAGTGCATCCTCTAGGATGCATGCTGCGGCGCGGGGTTCTCACGCTTTTGGAAGGCCACAGAGCCGCCCAAGCAGCCACTTCTGCGACCTCGACGACGAGGAAACGGACGATGAGTCGGTCAGCGCCGTCCACGCCGCCGACGAGGAACTGGGCGTCGTCACGGCAGCCGGGGTCGCTGATGACACGCCGGGAAAGGCGGCGGCTGGCGCACGAGCACCGCCGAAGCCAGCGCCTTCCGAGCGCTCGAGGCTCGGCGTCATACTGCTCGACCAGGGCTTGTTCACCGTGTACAAGCGCCTGTTCGTGCTGTGCGTCGCGCTGAACATGGTGGGGCTCGTGCTCGCGGCGACCGGGCATTTCCCTTACGCCagggagcacgccgccgtctTCGCCATGGGCAACATCCTGGCGCTCACGCTTTGCCGCTCCGAGGCGGTGCTGCGGGTCGTGTTCTGGCTCGCCGTGACGCTCTTCGGCCGGCCGTGGGTGCCAGTCGTCGTCAAGACCGGCGTGACGGCCATCCTGCAGTCGCTAGGCGGCGTGCACAGCGGCTGCGGCGTGTCGTCGCTGGCGTGGCTGGTGTACGCGCTCGTGCAGGTGCTCCAGCACCGCGACGTGACGCCCGGCGAGGTCGTCGGCGTCGCGGCAGCAATACTCGGCCTCCTGGCGCTCTCGTGCATGGCCGCGTTCCCGCTGGTGCGCCACCTCCACCACAACGCGTTCGAGCGCACGCACCGGTTCGCCGGCTGGAGCGCGCTTGCGCTGCTCTGGGTCTTCGTCGTGCTCTCTGCTGGCTACGACCCAGCGACCGCCTCCTACCACCGGCTCACCGGCTCCGTCCTCGTCAAGCGCCAGGATCTCTGGCTCGCAGCCGCCATCACCTTCTTCACTTTCCTGCCATGGCTCACCGTGCGGCGCGTGCCGGTCAAGGTCACCGCTCGTTCCAGCCACGCATCGGTCATAACCTTCCAGGGCGGCGTCAAAGGCGGGCTGCTCGGTCGCATCAGCCGCTCTCCGCTCTCGGAGTGGCATGCCTTCGGCATCATCTCCGACAACGGGGACACGCACGCGATACTCGCCGGCGCGGTGGGAGATTTCACCCGGGCCCTCATCTCGGACCCTCCAACACACCTCTGGGTGCGAGGCGTCCACTTCGCCGGGCTGCCCTACCTCCTGAACATGTACCAGCGAGCGACCATGGTCGCGACGAGCTCCGGGATATGCGTGTTCATGTCGTTCCTGATGCAGCCCGGCCCGGCGGAGCTGTCGCTGGTGTGGGTGGCCAAGGGCATCGAGGCCAACTACGGCGAGGAGATGAAGGCGGCGGCGTACAGCAGCGAGAGGCTGCGCGGGCGGGTGATCGTGCACGGCACGGTGGTGATGGGGCGGCCGAacgtggcggcgctggccgtggacgcggcgcggcgctggggctcggaggtggtggtggtgaggaGCAATCCGGACGGGAGCAGGGACGTCGTGACGGGCTGCAACGAGGCCGGCATCCCGGCGTTCGGGCCTATCTGGGATTCTTGA
- the LOC120673040 gene encoding very-long-chain aldehyde decarbonylase GL1-11: MAAPVSALESAWQLLIANFTEFQLATVVTFLLHETAFFLSGLPSLLFERFGLFAKYKIQKKSNTSAYQNRCVLRLILYHVCVNLPVMIFSYPAFKFMGLRSSLPLPHWTVVVSQVLFYFVLEDFIFYWGHRALHTKWLYKHVHSVHHEYATPFGLTSEYAHPAEILFLGFATVIGPALTGPHLFTLWLWMVLRVLETVEAHSGYHFPWSPSNFLPLYGGSDFHDYHHRVLYTKSGNYASTFVYMDWLFGTDKDYRKAKAVEENEGKNL, encoded by the exons ATGGCGGCGCCCGTGTCCGCCCTGGAGTCCGCTTGGCAG CTCCTGATCGCCAACTTCACCGAGTTCCAACTCGCCACCGTCGTCACCTTCCTGCTCCACGAGACCGCCTTCTTCCTCTccggcctcccctccctccttttCGAGCGGTTCGGCCTCTTCGCCAAGTACAAGATCCAG AAGAAAAGCAACACCTCTGCTTATCAAAACAGATGCGTCCTGCGGCTCATTCTCTACCATGTCTGTGTGAACTTGCCTGTCATGATTTTCTCCTACCCTGCCTTCAAATTCATGGGCCTTAGGAGCTCTCTTCCTCTTCCACACTG GACGGTTGTTGTATCTCAAGTTCTTTTCTACTTTGTACTCGAGGATTTTATATTCTACTGGGGGCACCGAGCACTGCACACGAAATGGCTATACAAGCATGTCCACAGTGTCCACCACGA ATATGCCACACCCTTTGGGTTAACTTCTGAATATGCCCACCCTGCTGAAATTTTGTTCTTGGGATTCGCCACGGTTATTGGTCCTGCTCTTACTGGCCCTCATTTGTTCACCCTATGGCTTTGGATGGTGTTGAGGGTATTGGAGACGGTTGAAGCTCACAGTGGCTACCACTTCCCATGGAGCCCATCAAATTTCCTTCCACTGTATGGCGG CTCAGACTTCCATGATTACCATCACCGTGTGCTCTACACTAAGTCAGGGAACTATGCCTCAACTTTTGTTTACATGGACTG GTTGTTTGGGACAGACAAGGATTACCGCAAGGCAAAGGCTGTTGAGGAGAACGAAGGGAAGAACCTGTAG